The sequence GGGCGATCGCCCCGCCGGTTTTGCAAACTCACGTTTCTGAGATTTCCCACCCTCCGGCAACCCCCAGGAATCGTAGAATGAATCGATCGCCTGACCATACACTGCCGCCAATGCCGGTAATTCCCGTTCCGCATCAACCTTGCGCTTGCCATTTTCAATCGAGGACATCGCTTGTTGGCTGAGACTCACCCCATAGCGAATCTCTAGCTGTTCGATCACCTGTTCCTGAGTCAATCCGAGGGACTCGCGGGTAGCCTTGAGACGCTTGCCGAGGGAGAAGGCCATATCAGAAAATCATGTAAACTACACGAAAGTCTTACATTCTCCAGAGTCCAGGTAGTATCCGATAAAAATGTTCAATTCCAATAATCATGTATGGCTCCCGGAGGAGCCACGCAGAACCGCTACGAATTGAGAAAAACCTGAGAGGGTGACAATGGAGGGCAAACCCAGACGGGGCAATTGTTTGAGATAATGGAGAAGTCGTCAAAAAGCGGG is a genomic window of Laspinema palackyanum D2c containing:
- a CDS encoding helix-turn-helix transcriptional regulator; its protein translation is MAFSLGKRLKATRESLGLTQEQVIEQLEIRYGVSLSQQAMSSIENGKRKVDAERELPALAAVYGQAIDSFYDSWGLPEGGKSQKREFAKPAGRSPQDVRAIATVDLEALTKRDMLELAAELIYNVLEEP